The DNA window TCGGTGGCCTTAAGGTCCAGCATGAATATGGTGTGCGGCGCGATCAGCGGAAGGTGGTGTTGGGCGACTACCGCATCCATGCTGAGCTGTACCAGTGCCAGGCGGTTCTGCGCGAACTCCGGCAGGCCCGCAGCGGCCAATGTGTCGATCGCGAGCGGCTCGACCAATGGCAGCCCGCTGCCACCAAGGGGAACGGAGAACCGGTAGCCGCAAAGGCGGTTGCGCGTGTCGACGATCTCGGCACGCACGACGACGGCGTCCGGATCGCCGGCGGGAGGCTTGACCGGCGTCGGCCCTGGCACCTGCACCGGCGGTGGCTCCATGACGGACATGCTGACGGCAGGTGCGGCAGGCTGCGCCCTCGGCCTCAGAAAAGACAAAAATCCCACGTCATACCCTCTGCGGAAGCGTTTTCTACAACGATCATACCGTGGAATTTATGGCGCACAACTTGGCATGGCGAAAAAACCCGGGGCGCCGCCACGCAATCTCTGTAACTAAAATACAGGGTTCTCGTATAATCTGCGCACTCCCGCCACCTGTGAAAGCATGCTCATGAGCTACGTCCCGCCGACCGACCTGTCCTGCCCTTCCATCGTCACCAGCAAGGGCGGTCCGACCTTGTCGCGCATCGTCGCCGGCATGTGGCGCATGAACGAATGGAAGCTGACGCCCCAGCAACGGATGGCGTTCATCGAGCAATGCCTGGACATGGGCGTGACCAGCTTCGACCACGCAGATATCTACGGCGGCTACGGCGTCGAAGCGGTGTTCGGCGAGGCGCTGGCGTTGCAACCGTCGCTGCGCGCGCGCATGCAGCTGGTGAGCAAGTGCGGCATCAAACTACTCAACGCGGCACGTCCGGACCATACGATTCAGCACTATGACACCAGCGCCAGCCACATCATCGCGTCGGCGGAGAACTCGCTGCGCCAGCTGGGCACCGATCACCTGGATCTGCTGCTGATCCACCGTCCCGATCCGCTGATGGATTTCGACGAGATCGCCGAGGCTTTCGGGCGCCTGCGCCAGGAGGGCAAGGTGCGGCATTTCGGCGTGTCCAATTTCAGCCGCCACCAGTTCGAGAGCCTGAACCGCCGCATCGCGCTGGCGACCAACCAGGTGGAGTTCTCGCCGCTGTGCGTGGCGCCGATGTTCGACGAGACCTTCGACGGGTTGCAGGATTTGGGCGTAGCGCCGATGATCTGGTCGCCACTGGCCGGAGGGCGGTTGTTCAGCAAGGACGATGCGGCCGGCGTGCGGGTGAGCGCCGTGATCCAGAAGATCGCCGATGAAGTGCGGCGTCCGTTCGGCAGCGTGGTGTTCGCCTGGATTATGCAGTTGCCGAGCCGCCCGGTGCCACTGACCGGATCAGGGCGGATTCAGGCGGTGGCGGAGGCGGTGGAAGCGACGCAGTTCACGCTGAGCCGCAGCCAGTGGTTTGAGATCCTGCGCGCCGCGCGCGGCCACGAAGTAGCGTGAGCTAAGCGCTGCAAAACCTTGCTCAATTCTAAAACACGTAGGGCGGATTAGCGCAGCGTAATCCGCCAATGCATGCGTTTCGACAGCTCACGCATTGGCGGATTACGGCGTTCCGCCTAATCCGCCCCTACGTGTTTTAGATTTTTTCGGTGGCCGCAGGCCGCCGCAAACGCGGATCAGATTTTTTTGACAGTCGCAGGCCCCGGTGGCGCGTCACGTACCGCGCTCAAATGTCGTCATACACGACCGGCGGCGCGATCCCCTTCCAGCCCCTCTTCCAAGCCAGGTTCAGCGCCAGCGTGAAGGCGATATACACCACAAAGAACAGCACGAAGTAGGCGGCCTGCAACCACGCCAGCAATCCCAGATTCACCACCAGCAGCACCAGCGCGCCCCAGCTCTTCTTCTGCTTGGAACTCGGGAAGCGCACCGTCGACACCATCAGCGTGCCCACCACAAACAACAGCAGCACGACCAGAATCGCGTGCCAGGTGGTGGCCGCCGGGTCCGGCCAGGCAACCACCACCGACGCCACGCAGGCGGCCCCCGCCGTGATTGGCATGCCGACGAAATAGCGCGGGTCGGTCCGGCCGACGCTGACATTGAAACGCGCCAGCCGCAGCGCCCCGCAAGCGACAAAGAAGAAACTGGCGATGCCGCCGGCCCGCAGCAGGGTCGGATGGTCGACGCCCAGTTGCACGAAGCCATAGCAATACAGCAGCAGCCCCGGCGCGCAGCCGAAGTTCATCACGTCGGCGATGGAGTCGAGCTGCATGCCGAACTCGGACGCGGTGTTGGTGGCGCGCGCGACAAAGCCGTCGAGCGCGTCGAACACGCCGGCCAGCACCAGCAAGATGGCCGCCAACCGGTAGTCCTCGGCGGACCCGACAAGGGCGTTGTCGACCGAGATGACGATGCTGCCGAAGCCGCAGGCGATCGACATCAGGGTCACCATACTGGGCAAGGCGAACTTGGCGCGCCGAACGCGCGCTTGATTGATAGGTTTCAAATGACGACTTCCAGGTTAAGCATGCGTCGCCAACGGGCGGCTGGCTGAACGGTTAGCTTACCATTTTACGCAAGCCGTCCCGTACAGGGCGGCCCGACTAGCATATTGCGTGCCGCAATCGAGCAAACTGGCTTAAAATCGCTGTAGCCAGTCCGGGCAAAACGCCCACACGCACAGGAGTTTCAAACATGGCAGATCATAAGCACCGGCAACTCCCCTTTTCCCCGTTGCCGGCGGCAATGGTGCTTATCGCCGCCCTGCTCGCCGGCTGTGGTGGCGGAGGAGGGGAAAGCAATAGCGCGACCGCGCCAGTGACATCGGTTCCCCCCACCACCTCGCTGCCGCAGGAACCAGGCGCGCCCACGCTGACCGGCAACACCGCCCTCGACGGCTTCAACTGGCTCAATTACCGGCGCGCCCAGCTGGGTTTGTCGGTGCTGACGCGTAACAGCCAGGTCGATGCGGCGGCGCTGGGACATTCCAATTATCTGCGCCTGAACAACACCGTCAGCCACGACCAGACTGTGGGGGCGCCGGGCTTTACCGGCGTCAACCTGACCGACCGGCTAAGTCGCGCCGGCTATGTGCTGACCACCAACGGCTTCGCCATCGGCGAAGTCATCTCCGCCACGACGGACACCTCCGGCTTTTACCAGGCGGAGGAACTGATCACCGCGATCTATCACCGCTTCGTGATGTTCGAGCCCGTCTTCAGGGAAGTCGGCACCGGCGCCACCACGGTCGCCGGCGGCTACACCTACTTCACCGCCGACCTGACGGCTACCAACGGTTTGGGCGCCGGCATCGGCGCGGGCAGGCTGGTCAACTACCCGGTCAACAACCAGACCAACATCCCGATCAATTTCTTCAGCGATACCGAATCGCCCGATCCCGTGCCAAATCAGAACGAGGTGGGTTACCCGGTCAGCGTCCACTCCGACAGCGGCCGGGGCGGCGCCGGCGTAGTGGTGCGCAGCTTTACCATCACGCCGCGCGGCGGCGCGGCGCTGAATACGCTTCTGCTCAGCAGAGCAACCGACTCGCGTACCGCGCCCGAGGTGGCCGCGATCATCCCGCTGGCGCCGCTTCGCAGGGGCACCGTCTACGATGTCAGCTTCGACGGCACGGTGAACGGCGTGGCGGCCCCGCGCACCTGGTCGTTCACCACCCGGCAGTGACCGCGTGCGAGGGCGGTCGACGCGTTGTTGCGGCCGGTAAGGTCTGCTATGGTACGGCTTCGATATAGTTCCGTACGGCTTCCGACCAACCACCGATCCGCGATAACGCACCGCTCATGATACTTTCCAGCATGCCTGCCTCACCGGTTCACGCCGAGGGCCATATTTTGCAAGTGGAAACCGGCTTGCAGCAGCTGATGGGCGACCGCGCCCTCTATCTGCAGATCCTGCGCCGCTTCCGGCAACGCTATCAGGACAGCGCCAACCAGGCGCGCAACGAATTGACGGCCGGCGACGCCACTGGCGGGCAACGCATCATCCATACCCTCAAGGGAGCGGCCGGCATGATCGGCGCCCAGCAGGTGTATCTATTGGCAGCCAATCTGGAGCAAGCCTGCGCGGGACCGGCGGCACTGTGCATGGGGCCGCTGGCGCAGCTGGAGCACGCGCTGCGCTGCCTGATGGGCGCGATCGACGCCGAGTTGAGCGCGGCCGACGAGCAACCGCATGCGGAGCCGACGGCCGCCGGCCAGCATCCCCCGGAGACGCGCATGCTGGTGCAGCATCTGGCCAGGCTGCTGGAAGAAGGCGACGGCGCGGCGATCGATGTGCTGGAGCACTCGGCGACGGTGCTCGCGGCAAGCTTGGGAGTGGCGGTGTTTCAGGAGGTGACCGAGGCGGCGCATCAGTTCGACTTCGAGGCGGCGCTGGCGGTGCTGCAGGCGGCGAAGAGCTAAGTCCTCAGCGCGTATATTCTTTCTCTTCGTCGAAGGCGTCGGCGCATTCCTTGTCGCAGAAACGTTTGACGTTGTCGAGCGGCTTCTCGCAGTACCAGCACGAGCCCTTGGGCGGCAACATCTGCCGCGTGCGGGCCGGCGAAACGGGCGCCGCCATCGAAGGGGGCGCCGTGCCGCCGCCGTCGTCCGGTACGCTTTCTTGTGTCGGTTCCACGATCCCCTCCGTTCCAGGCAGTGCCCAAGTCAACGTTGCAAGGTTACTTCAGCGGAATATCTCAAGCATGAGAATTCTCAAGGCCGTGCCGGTTTCGAGCCATGTGTTGGAAACCGAACACTCTTCTGCGACGAATCAATCATAGCAGGTTCGGTGGACCGGCCACAGCGGCCGGATCGGCAAAAAATGCGCCCAAACGACACTTCTCCAGCGATGCGCAGCGCGCTCCCGAGGGCGCTCATAGGGGATAAATATTTTTTAATTGAAAAGTCGAAAATGATAGTGAGTCACCACGAAATTGTGGCTCCAAGGCATCTTCGACGACCCCGTGCCGGGCCGCGCGGCTTATAATCATTACACCATTATCATTCCCGCCTGGAAAGTTCGAATGTCTGAAACTGTTCATGCTTCCCCGCCTGCGACGGCGGGCCACTCCCACTTGTCCGCCCGCGCGCTGGCGCTCGCCGACCTCGGCCTGATCGTGCTCGACGCCGGCCAGCGCATCGTCCTGTGGAACCAATGGATGGCCAGCCACTCCGGCCAGTCCGCGCACCGCGTGCTCGGCAGCGACCTGTTCGACGTGTTTCCCGAATTGCGCGGCCAGCGGCTGGAGCAGGCCGTGCACAGCGCGATGCAGAGCAAAACGCCGCAGCAGCTGTCGCCGGGACTGAACCGCTCGCCCTTCCCCCTGTTCCCGACCGGTACCTGGGGCGGCGAGCGCATCGAGCAGTCTGTATCGGTGACGCCGTTCACCGAAGGCAAGGAACGGTTTTGCCTGATCCAGGTGAGCGACATCAGCAGCACCGTCGGCCGCGAGCGCCAGCTGCGCGGCCAGGCCGAGGCGCTGCGCGCGCAATCGTACGTGGACGGGCTGACCGGCATCGCCAACCGGCGCCACTTCGACGTCGCGCTCGACCGCGAACTGCGGCGCGCCCAGCGCAACGGCGGCCAGCTGTCGCTGCTGCTGATGGATATCGACTCGTTCAAGGCGTATAACGACCACTTCGGCCACCAGCAGGGCGACGCCTGCCTGACCCTGGTGGCGGAAGCGTTCGCCGCCATGCTGCAGCGGCCGGCCGATCTGGCCGCGCGCTACGGCGGCGAGGAATTCGGCGCCGTGCTGCCGGACACCGGGCCGGAGCAGGCGGCGCTGGTCGCCGAGGGCATCCGCGCGCGCATCGCCGCACTGGAGGTCACGCACGCACCCGCAGCGATGCGTCCGTATGTGACAATGAGCATCGGCGTGGCCAGCTTCGTCAAGGACCGGTTGTGCACCGCCGAAACCATGCTGGCCGCCGCCGACAGCTGCCTGTACGCCGCCAAACACGCCGGACGCGACTGCGTCATCGTTCACAAACTGGAAGAAACCAACGCATGAAAATTCGCCCTGCCTTTAGCTTCGCATCGATCTTTTCCGCCGCCGTCGCCACTGCCTTGGTGGCCTTTGGCGCCCCGGCCGCCTTCGCCGCCGCCGCCGCGCCGGCCGCCTGCACCGGCGCCGCGCCCTCCGGCGAATTGACCGCGCAGCGCATCGTCGCCGCCAACCCGACCCGCTCGGAGCCGGGGCTGTATGAAGGTCCGGTATGGATCAAGGATGCGCTGTATTTCTCGGACTTCACGTTCGGTCCGGGCTTCCCGTCGCGCATCCAGAAGCTCGACGCCAGCGGCAAGGTCACCACACTGATCGCCGACAGCGGCAGCAACGGCCTGGCGGTCGACGCGCACGGCAACATCCTGGCGGCGACGCACAAGTACAAAAGCGTGTCGCGCTACACGATGGATGGCAAGCGCAGCGATGTCGTGACCAAGTACAACGGCAACGTCTTCAACTCGCCGAACGACATGGCGCTGGCCGCCGACGGCACCTTGTACTTCAGCGACCCGGCCTTCCAGCGCGACGCCGCGCCGGGCGGGCAGGACAAGACGCGCGTCTATCGCGTGGCGGCCGACGGCACGGTGACCGTGGTGGACGACACGCTCACCAATCCGAACGGCGTATCGCTGTCGCCGGCAGGGGACGTACTGTATGTGAACGGTATGGTTGGCGAAAAAGGCGTGCTGCGCGCGTACGCCATCGTCGACGGCAAGCCTGGCAAGGGACGCGACCTGGTCAATGGCCTGGGCATCCCGGACGGCATGGCGATCGACTGCCAAGGCAACGTCTACGTCACCGAGCACACGGACAAGCGCATCCGCGTATTCACGCCGCAGGGCAAGCACATCGCCACGATCAAGGTGGATGCGAATGTCACCAATGCCGCGTTCGGCGGTGCCGATGGCAAGACCTTGTTCATCACGGGTGCGGGGTCGGTGTGGAAGATCGCGTTGAACGTGAGCGGGTTGCCATACTGATCGCGCGGCAAACAAATCTGAACCACTATCCGGGCCGGGATCTGAAACAGACCTGGCCCGCGCTGCAAATCAAAAGCTGATCCACAACCCGAACCAAAGTCTGAACGCGCTTCGAACCCCATATCTGCGGCCACAACCCGAATCCAAATCTAAAACACGTAGGTCGGATTAGCGCAGCGTAATCCGACAGGCTCCGTCGACGGCCCAGGTCGTCCCAACCCACACTCCGAAATGAGATAAATCAGCCAAATATCGCAAATTGCGATACTCTGGAGCATGCGAGTTATTTCCAACAAAGCGCTGGTCGACTTCTCGACAATTCATCCACCTGCGCGCTTGCCGATGCAGACGTGGAGGAAGATCATTGAGTCTCGCTCGTTTTCGAACTTCGCCGACATTAAAAGCACCTTCAACGCCGTGGACAAAGCCGGCGACCACTATATTTTTGACGTTGGCGGAAATAAGTACCGCATCATCGCTGGGATCAGCTTTCCCCACCAGAAGCTGTACATCCGGCATGTATTTACCCATGAGGAGTACAACAAATGGAAGCCCTGACGGACCAAGCAGTGGTAGCAGAAATCACCTCCCACTATCAAGCCTTGTCGTCGCTTGTGCCACTGCGCGCCATTCATAGCGAGCAGGATTACGAGAACGCTATCTCTGCACTTAATCGCCTTTTAGATGCTGGCGCCGCCGATGAGAAGCATCCGCTTGCCGATCTAGTGAACGCCTTAGGAAACCTCATCGGGGATTACGAAGATCGGGCATATCCCGCCGAGCATGTCTCTCCAGTCGAGATGATCCGCTTTTTAATGGAGCAGCATCAGCTCTCTCAATCCGAGTTGCCCGAGATTGGTGGGCAGAGCGTAGTCTCAGAAGTGCTGAGTGGAAAGCGAGAGCTCAACGTGCGTCAGATCAAAGAACTGTCCGCACGTTTCAACATCCCCGCCGCCGCTTTTTTGTAGAGGCAGAGGCAAGGTAACGCTACCCGGCTAACCGATACACTTGAGCCCGTGTAGCAATGGCGGACCTGACCCCGGAGTTTATTTGCCGATACAGAACCGGCTGAAGATCACTCCCAGCAAATCATCCGACGAGAACGCGCCCGTGATGCTCGACAGCTGCGCCTGCGCCAGGCGCAATTCCTCCGCGAACAAATCCAGAGACTGATCGTTTTGCGCCGCGTGCTCCCCTGCCCGCTCCAGATGCGCGCCGGCGTTTTTCAGCGCGATCAGATGCCGCTCGCGCGCGAGGTACAGCGACTCACCCGTCTGCTGCCAGCCGGCGATGCGCAGCAGTTCCTTGCGCAGCAGGTCGATGCCGATGTTCTCGTGCGCCGACAGATACACGTGCGTGGCATCCGGCATCGCATCCACGCTCGGCTTGTGCCCCGACAAATCGATCTTGTTCCAGATGCGCAGCACCGGCACGCCCTCAGGGAATGCCGCGACGATGTTTTCATCCGCGCGCGACGGGCCGTGGTCGGCATCCAGCAAATGCAGAATCACATCCGCCTTGCCGACCTCGCCCCAGGTGCGCTCGATACCGATGCGCTCGACCACATCCACCGTCTCGTCCGCATGACGGATACCGGCCGTGTCGATGATGTTGAGCGGGATGCCTTCAATCTGGATCGTTTCGGTAACCTTGTCGCGCGTGGTGCCGGCTATCGGCGTGACGATGGCGACGTCGGAACCGGCCAGCGAATTGAGCAACGACGATTTGCCGACGTTAGGCTGGCCAACCAGCACCACGCTCAGTCCCTCGCGCAATAGCGCGCCTTGCGCCGCCTGCTTGAACACCTGGTCCAACGCGCTGACGATGCCCGCCAACTGCCCGCGCGCATCCGACTTCTCTAGGAAGTCGATCTCCTCCTCGGGGAAATCCAGGGTCGCCTCGACCAGCATGCGCAAACCGGTCACGCCCTCCACCAGCTTGTTGACCGTCTTCGAAAACGCCCCCGACAACGATTGCGACGCCGACTTGGCCGCCGCCTCGGTCGATGCGTCGATCAGATCGGCCACCGCCTCCGCCTGCGCCAGGTCGAGCTTGTCGTTCAGATACGCGCGGCGCGTGAATTCGCCCGGCTCGGCCAGCCGCAACCCCAGCTCGGCGCCGGCCTCCAGCACGCGCGCCAGCAGCAGTTGCAGCACGATCGGTCCGCCATGCCCCTGCAACTCCAGCACATCCTCTCCTGTGTACGAGTTCGGTCCCTTGAACCAGATGGCGATGCCTTGGTCGATGATGGCGCCGTCGGCCTGCGTGAACGGAATGTAGGTGGCGTGGCGCGGCTTCAAGGCCGTGGCGCCGAACAGCGCGGCGATCAGCGGTTGCAAATTCTTGCCGGAGGCGCGCACGACGCCGATGCCGCCGCGTCCCGGTGCGGTGGCGATGGCGGCGATGGGGGAGGAGTCGATATTCATGGGCTAATTGTAGAGGATATAAAAAAAGCCCGCGATCAACACGGGCTTTCTGGCAACACTAAACGCTAAGGATTACGCCTTGGCGGGCTCCGGCGTCGCATACTTCTTGGTGATCACATACTGTTGACCGATCGACAGCACGTTGTTGACCACCCAGTACAGCACCAGGCCGGACGGGAAGAAGAAGAACATGACCGAGAACGCCAGCGGCATGAACAGCATGATCTTCGCTTGCATCGGATCGGCCGGGGCCGGATTCAGCTTGGTGGTGATGTACATCGAGATCGCGTACAGCACCGGCAGGATGAACCATGGGTCCGGCGCGGCCAGGTTGGTGATCCAGCCGATCCACGGCGCGCCGCGGATTTCCACCGACGCCTGCAGCACCCAGTACAGCGCGATGAAGACTGGCATCTGCACCAGGATCGGCAGACAGCCGCCCAGCGGATTGATCTTCTCGGCCTTGTACAGTTCCATCGTGGCCTGGTTCATCTTGGCCGGGTCGCCTTTGTAGCGCTCGCGGATGGCCTGCATCTTCGGCGTGACCAGCTTGACCTTGGCCATGCTCTTGTAACCGGCGGCCGACAGCGGGAAGAACAGCAGCTTGATCAGGATCGTGAAGACGATGATGGTCCAGCCCCAGTTGCCCAGCACCTGGTGGATATGCACCATGACCCAGAAGATCGGCTTGGCGATCACGGTCAGCATGCCGTAGTCCTTGACCAGTTCCAGGCCAGGGGTGACTTTTTCCAGCAGCTTTTCTTCCTGCGGACCGGAATACAGCTTGGCGGTGTTCGACACGGTGGCGCCCGGCGCCAGGGTGCCCAGCGGCTGGATGGTGCCGATCGCGTACTGGTTGGTCGTCACTTTCTTGGTGAAGATGGTGCGCGGCGTCTTATCCTGCGGCACGAAGGCCGAGACGAAGAAGTGCTGCGAGATCGCGACCCAGCCGTTGTCGGCTTTGGTTGGATGCTCCTGGATCATGTCCTTGCCGGACTTGGCGGCGGACTCGGCGTCCTTCTCCAGGGTTTCGAACTTCAGCTTGTGGTACTTGTCGGCGTCGGTGTACAGGGTCGGGCCGGTGTAGCTGCTGTTGAAGAACGAGTCGCCGGCAGGCTTGTTGCCGTCGTGGACCAGTTGCAGGTACAGCTCAGGCTTGACCGGTGCGGTGCCGACGTTGGTCACATCGTGGCGCACGTCGATGACGTAGTCGCCGCGCTTGAACGTGAAGGTCTTGGTCAGCTTGACGCCGCCCTGCTCCGATTCCAGCACCAGTTGCACCTGGTTGGCGCTATCCAACGTGCGCGGACCTGGCTTGGCGACGAAGCCGGTGGTGTGATTCGGCAGGCCCGGCGCGCCGATCAGGCCGGTCTGGCCCAGATAGGTCTTGCCGGTGGCGCTGTCGATGTCGAACAGCACCTGATTCTTGTGGGTGTCGACGCCGTCTTTGTAGTTGAGCAGTTCCAGGCGGCGGATGGTGCCGCCCAGGGTGTCGATGTCGACCTTGAACAGGTCGGTCGTTACGGTGATGCGCTCACTCTTAAATGGCGCGTCGGCGCCGGTCGCGGCGGTCGCGCCCGGCAATGCGGCGGCGCCGGCGGTTGCTCCGGCTGCGGCGGCGGTCGGCAGTTCCGATTTCTTCGCCTCGGGCGCCTTGGCGGTTTGGGCCGGTGCCGGGGCGAACATGGAAGGCTGGCCGGTCGAGACCATCCAGTTGTTCCATAGAACTACCAGCGACACGGCAAACACGATCCACAGGATGGTACGTTTATTGATATCCATTAGGGTATTTATCAGGAGTGGTTGCAACCGCAAGCGGTCGTTGAAGAGGAATTCTTGGCATCCGGCGCGTCCTTCGGAGGCACCGGATCGAAACCGCCGTCGTTGAACGGATGGCAGCGGCACACGCGTTTGGCGGCCAGCCAGCTGCCCTTGCCCGCCCCATGCACCTGCAACGCTTCCAGCGCGTAATTCGAGCAGCTTGGATAGAAGCGGCAACGCGGCCCCAGCAGCGGACTGATGGTCAGCTGGTAGGCGCGCAGCAGGAAGCGGAGCAACTTCGTCATGACGGCGTAAGTGGAGGCGTCGTAGCCGAAGGCAAGGCCGCCGGCGGCGCTGCCGATACTGCAGCGGGCTGCGCGGACGCGGAGGTCTGCGCCTGCCGACCGGACAACTTGGCCTGCGCGGCGAACAGGCGCGCCAATTCCACCCGCAGCGCCCGTTTGAGCGCCGCAGTGGTGGCGGGACCGTCCTTGCTGTTGACCGGCTTGGCCAGGCGCACCACGCAATCGATGGCGGGCAGGCCGGTCACGCGGAACAGCTCGCGGGTGACGCGCTTGATCGTGTTGCGCGTGACGGCCCGGGGCGCAAAGCGCTTGGCCACCACGACGCCCAGCCGCGCATGCGGCAATTCGTTCAGACGGGTGTAGAGCACGAAATGCGCGCTTTTTTGCGTGGGGCGCAAACGAAAAACGGATGAAAATTCATCCGTTTTAACGATACGCCGAACGCGCGCGAAGTCGTGGGAACCTTCGCCTGTCGAGCCGCTTGAAATACAGCTTTCCACGCGATCAGCTAACAAGCAGGTGGCTTATACAGCCAGACGCTTGCGGCCTTTTGCGCGACGTGCGTTGAGCACATCACGGCCACCACGGGTAGCCATACGAGCGCGGAAGCCGTGGGTGCGTTTACGACGCACGACGGAAGGTTGGTAAGTACGTTTCATGTTGGTCTCGCTAAAAGCAGAAAAAAATACAAAATCGGGCCAGCGCCCGTCAATTTTTGGTGCCAATGACACTTCGCGCACCCATGCCAACGCTACCGGCACAGCTGGGTCCATCTCATCGCCCGCTAATCCACGCTTACTCCATATTGACGTTCAAGTGAATAAACACGGAATACGGGCGGGGAACCCTGAATTATCAGCATT is part of the Oxalobacteraceae bacterium OTU3CAMAD1 genome and encodes:
- a CDS encoding transcriptional regulator; the protein is MEALTDQAVVAEITSHYQALSSLVPLRAIHSEQDYENAISALNRLLDAGAADEKHPLADLVNALGNLIGDYEDRAYPAEHVSPVEMIRFLMEQHQLSQSELPEIGGQSVVSEVLSGKRELNVRQIKELSARFNIPAAAFL
- a CDS encoding CAP domain-containing protein — protein: MADHKHRQLPFSPLPAAMVLIAALLAGCGGGGGESNSATAPVTSVPPTTSLPQEPGAPTLTGNTALDGFNWLNYRRAQLGLSVLTRNSQVDAAALGHSNYLRLNNTVSHDQTVGAPGFTGVNLTDRLSRAGYVLTTNGFAIGEVISATTDTSGFYQAEELITAIYHRFVMFEPVFREVGTGATTVAGGYTYFTADLTATNGLGAGIGAGRLVNYPVNNQTNIPINFFSDTESPDPVPNQNEVGYPVSVHSDSGRGGAGVVVRSFTITPRGGAALNTLLLSRATDSRTAPEVAAIIPLAPLRRGTVYDVSFDGTVNGVAAPRTWSFTTRQ
- the pssA gene encoding CDP-diacylglycerol--serine O-phosphatidyltransferase; translation: MKPINQARVRRAKFALPSMVTLMSIACGFGSIVISVDNALVGSAEDYRLAAILLVLAGVFDALDGFVARATNTASEFGMQLDSIADVMNFGCAPGLLLYCYGFVQLGVDHPTLLRAGGIASFFFVACGALRLARFNVSVGRTDPRYFVGMPITAGAACVASVVVAWPDPAATTWHAILVVLLLFVVGTLMVSTVRFPSSKQKKSWGALVLLVVNLGLLAWLQAAYFVLFFVVYIAFTLALNLAWKRGWKGIAPPVVYDDI
- a CDS encoding Hpt domain-containing protein; protein product: MPASPVHAEGHILQVETGLQQLMGDRALYLQILRRFRQRYQDSANQARNELTAGDATGGQRIIHTLKGAAGMIGAQQVYLLAANLEQACAGPAALCMGPLAQLEHALRCLMGAIDAELSAADEQPHAEPTAAGQHPPETRMLVQHLARLLEEGDGAAIDVLEHSATVLAASLGVAVFQEVTEAAHQFDFEAALAVLQAAKS
- a CDS encoding SMP-30/gluconolactonase/LRE family protein; amino-acid sequence: MKIRPAFSFASIFSAAVATALVAFGAPAAFAAAAAPAACTGAAPSGELTAQRIVAANPTRSEPGLYEGPVWIKDALYFSDFTFGPGFPSRIQKLDASGKVTTLIADSGSNGLAVDAHGNILAATHKYKSVSRYTMDGKRSDVVTKYNGNVFNSPNDMALAADGTLYFSDPAFQRDAAPGGQDKTRVYRVAADGTVTVVDDTLTNPNGVSLSPAGDVLYVNGMVGEKGVLRAYAIVDGKPGKGRDLVNGLGIPDGMAIDCQGNVYVTEHTDKRIRVFTPQGKHIATIKVDANVTNAAFGGADGKTLFITGAGSVWKIALNVSGLPY
- the mnmE gene encoding tRNA uridine-5-carboxymethylaminomethyl(34) synthesis GTPase MnmE, which produces MNIDSSPIAAIATAPGRGGIGVVRASGKNLQPLIAALFGATALKPRHATYIPFTQADGAIIDQGIAIWFKGPNSYTGEDVLELQGHGGPIVLQLLLARVLEAGAELGLRLAEPGEFTRRAYLNDKLDLAQAEAVADLIDASTEAAAKSASQSLSGAFSKTVNKLVEGVTGLRMLVEATLDFPEEEIDFLEKSDARGQLAGIVSALDQVFKQAAQGALLREGLSVVLVGQPNVGKSSLLNSLAGSDVAIVTPIAGTTRDKVTETIQIEGIPLNIIDTAGIRHADETVDVVERIGIERTWGEVGKADVILHLLDADHGPSRADENIVAAFPEGVPVLRIWNKIDLSGHKPSVDAMPDATHVYLSAHENIGIDLLRKELLRIAGWQQTGESLYLARERHLIALKNAGAHLERAGEHAAQNDQSLDLFAEELRLAQAQLSSITGAFSSDDLLGVIFSRFCIGK
- a CDS encoding GGDEF domain-containing protein, with protein sequence MSETVHASPPATAGHSHLSARALALADLGLIVLDAGQRIVLWNQWMASHSGQSAHRVLGSDLFDVFPELRGQRLEQAVHSAMQSKTPQQLSPGLNRSPFPLFPTGTWGGERIEQSVSVTPFTEGKERFCLIQVSDISSTVGRERQLRGQAEALRAQSYVDGLTGIANRRHFDVALDRELRRAQRNGGQLSLLLMDIDSFKAYNDHFGHQQGDACLTLVAEAFAAMLQRPADLAARYGGEEFGAVLPDTGPEQAALVAEGIRARIAALEVTHAPAAMRPYVTMSIGVASFVKDRLCTAETMLAAADSCLYAAKHAGRDCVIVHKLEETNA
- a CDS encoding aldo/keto reductase — translated: MSYVPPTDLSCPSIVTSKGGPTLSRIVAGMWRMNEWKLTPQQRMAFIEQCLDMGVTSFDHADIYGGYGVEAVFGEALALQPSLRARMQLVSKCGIKLLNAARPDHTIQHYDTSASHIIASAENSLRQLGTDHLDLLLIHRPDPLMDFDEIAEAFGRLRQEGKVRHFGVSNFSRHQFESLNRRIALATNQVEFSPLCVAPMFDETFDGLQDLGVAPMIWSPLAGGRLFSKDDAAGVRVSAVIQKIADEVRRPFGSVVFAWIMQLPSRPVPLTGSGRIQAVAEAVEATQFTLSRSQWFEILRAARGHEVA
- the yidC gene encoding membrane protein insertase YidC; amino-acid sequence: MDINKRTILWIVFAVSLVVLWNNWMVSTGQPSMFAPAPAQTAKAPEAKKSELPTAAAAGATAGAAALPGATAATGADAPFKSERITVTTDLFKVDIDTLGGTIRRLELLNYKDGVDTHKNQVLFDIDSATGKTYLGQTGLIGAPGLPNHTTGFVAKPGPRTLDSANQVQLVLESEQGGVKLTKTFTFKRGDYVIDVRHDVTNVGTAPVKPELYLQLVHDGNKPAGDSFFNSSYTGPTLYTDADKYHKLKFETLEKDAESAAKSGKDMIQEHPTKADNGWVAISQHFFVSAFVPQDKTPRTIFTKKVTTNQYAIGTIQPLGTLAPGATVSNTAKLYSGPQEEKLLEKVTPGLELVKDYGMLTVIAKPIFWVMVHIHQVLGNWGWTIIVFTILIKLLFFPLSAAGYKSMAKVKLVTPKMQAIRERYKGDPAKMNQATMELYKAEKINPLGGCLPILVQMPVFIALYWVLQASVEIRGAPWIGWITNLAAPDPWFILPVLYAISMYITTKLNPAPADPMQAKIMLFMPLAFSVMFFFFPSGLVLYWVVNNVLSIGQQYVITKKYATPEPAKA
- a CDS encoding type II toxin-antitoxin system HigB family toxin; translated protein: MRVISNKALVDFSTIHPPARLPMQTWRKIIESRSFSNFADIKSTFNAVDKAGDHYIFDVGGNKYRIIAGISFPHQKLYIRHVFTHEEYNKWKP